In Gimesia panareensis, the genomic window TTGTGATCCAATAGCAGGCCCCCGCCAATTTCCCTGCCCTCCTGGAGAATCGTTACGTCTCCTGTAACCGGCCCCCCGATTCCGTGGCTAAAAAACAACACGCGCGCTGCATGATGCCTTTTCACCACAGCCCCCCGCTGCTTTCGCCAGCCTGTCAAATTGTTTCTGTTTCCCCAACCTGTTTCTCATCAGTCACTTAAACAGAGTACGTCTGAAATCCTTAACAGTCTGGCACTCCATTTGTTTAAAAACAGAAGCACTTCGCTCAGAAACACTCACGGTGTTGATATCTGATCGAAGCCCTTCATCCTGAGTTACCACCTGGTCATCTGGAAAAGAGAAAGTCATTATGGAACTGCCTACACTGATTCTGGTCACACGCGACACGGTCCTTAAGCAACAGATTCTGGCGCATTTCAAAAAAACATTTCATTTGATCATCTGCAGTACTCTGGAAGACTGTCTGGCCAACTGCCAGGAACAGGATATCGATTCGATCCTCGTCGATCTGCGGTTCCTGATTTCAGGCGGTCATCAGGAAGATCATCTACTCGAACGGATTGAGACTACCGCTCCTGAAACAGAACTCATCATGCTCACCGAAGAGGAATGCCCGGAAATCCTCGAACGCCGCGCTGCCTGCAGCAAACTGCATCACATCAAAGGCTTCGCCAGTGAAGCAGAGTTGCTGCTCGATATCGACTCATTGTTGAGCCCGGAAGAAGAGGTTCTGGTCAGTGAAACCATGTCGCTGAATACAGCAAGCCATGCTGCTCCCTCAACGGGCACAAGCTCCAGCGCCGGAAAAGCGGGCGGTTCACAGCGGCATCAGGCAGGGGATGAAGTTCACCTCGAATCCGATTCTACAATTCTGCACGGCATCACCCGGCGCTTCGAAACCAACTCGCATGAAATGAAAATCATGCTTAATGAACTGGAGATCGCGGCACAACACGATGTCACCGTATTGCTCATTGGAGAAACTGGAGCCGGTAAAACCTACCTTTCGCGGCTGATCCACGAAGTCTCTCCTCGACGAGACGAACCGTTTCTGAACGTGGCCTGCGGGGCGCTCCCCAATGACCTGATCGAAAGCGAACTGTTCGGCCACGTTCGGGGGGCATTTACCAGTGCTCACGCCGACAAGGAAGGCAAGTTCCTCGCTGCGGGACGGGGTACGATTCTACTCGACGAAATCGACGTCCTCGGACCTGAGCAGCAGGTCAAATTACTGCGGGTCATTGAGACCGGCGAAT contains:
- a CDS encoding sigma-54 interaction domain-containing protein — protein: MELPTLILVTRDTVLKQQILAHFKKTFHLIICSTLEDCLANCQEQDIDSILVDLRFLISGGHQEDHLLERIETTAPETELIMLTEEECPEILERRAACSKLHHIKGFASEAELLLDIDSLLSPEEEVLVSETMSLNTASHAAPSTGTSSSAGKAGGSQRHQAGDEVHLESDSTILHGITRRFETNSHEMKIMLNELEIAAQHDVTVLLIGETGAGKTYLSRLIHEVSPRRDEPFLNVACGALPNDLIESELFGHVRGAFTSAHADKEGKFLAAGRGTILLDEIDVLGPEQQVKLLRVIETGEFEPIGSNKTHVNQARLVVASNMDLQPLVEQGKFRPDLYYRLNMLKFDVLPLRRRKSDIITLAHGFVKQMSTKHQIVIEHIDDAFLDALHSYPWPGNVRELENVIRRAVIYCRDGILRKENLPSHILMGQVGPTNDPSVVLGHQKQNDSERLGDQVAVTEKELIEQALFKNNYSRTNTAKTLGISRVTLYNKMKKYGMSTKK